One Chaetodon auriga isolate fChaAug3 chromosome 14, fChaAug3.hap1, whole genome shotgun sequence genomic window carries:
- the palm1b gene encoding paralemmin 1b gives MAEVSQEERLQAIAEKRKRQTEIENKRRQLDDDRRQLQHLKSKALRERWLLDGAPAEEETQKRLQEDEVKTKLLEQVILRLEQEIEELETDVPANKGVAKENGGENGVVQTSGQTPKREVTGIEAKLLGPSPDQASADNPVTLVFMGYKTVEEEQETRTALGMEGVDGNVKAEFVVIEDGEGKAGGEAATAEQAPPNGSMAEKEKANGGGEEGEKEKKQTCKCCTVM, from the exons ATGGCTGAGGTGTCACAAGAGGAGAGACTCCAGGCCATCGCT gagaagaggaagaggcagacagagatcGAAAACAAGAGGAGGCAGCTGGATGATGACCGGCGGCAACTCCAGCATCTCAAG TCGAAGGCACTGAGGGAGCGCTGGTTGTTAGATGGAGCTCCAGCGGAGGAGGAGACCCAGAAGCGTCTGCAGGAAGACGAGGTGAAGACCAAACTCCTGGAGCAGGTCATCCTCAG GCTGGAACAAGAGATTGAAGAGCTGGAGACAGACGTGCCAGCCAATAAGGGTGTGGCCAAAGAAAATGGAG GTGAGAATGGTGTAGTGCAGACCTCTGGTCAGACCCCCAAGAGAGAGGTGACAGGGATTGAGGCCAAGCTGCTGGGTCCCAGTCCTGACCAAGCTAGCGCCGACAACCCCGTGACCCTGGTGTTCATGGGCTACAAGACCGtcgaggaggagcaggagaccCGCACGGCCTTGGGAATGGAAGGGGTGGACGGAAACGTCAAGGCTGAGTTTGTTGTGATCGAGGACGGGGAGGGGAAAGCGGGAGGAGAGGCGGCCACGGCAGAGCAGGCTCCACCCAACGGGAGCATGGCGGAGAAAGAAAAGGCTAACGGTGgcggagaggaaggagagaaggagaagaaacagaCCTGCAAATGCTGCACGGtcatgtga